One window of the Saccopteryx bilineata isolate mSacBil1 chromosome 2, mSacBil1_pri_phased_curated, whole genome shotgun sequence genome contains the following:
- the LOC136325874 gene encoding low affinity immunoglobulin gamma Fc region receptor III-like isoform X1, with protein MLPKVHAGGLWLLQPLGVFVLLLLASADREAARFPKAVVSLEPPWFNVLQEDNVTLNCLGAHSPGDRSTQWFHNGIIIPNQVQPSYSFKASLSDQGDYSCQTNQTNLSDPVYLNVTADWLLLQTPRLVFQEGEPIVLRCHRWRNQPLHKVIFYQDEKHKEYFIVNSNFSIPQANTSHSGKYHCTGHGINMVYTSHPVSITVRVGPATLPIPLLFPLWPHIAFCLVMGLLFAVDTGLYFFVRKELQSSMRDQSNDKVTWSKNLEDK; from the exons ATGCTTCCGAAGGTACATGCCGGCGGCCTGTGGCTGCTCCAACCACTGGGAGTGTTTGTTCTGTTGTTGCTGG CTTCTGCAGACAGGgaagctg CACGATTCCCGAAGGCCGTGGTGAGCCTGGAGCCCCCCTGGTTCAACGTGCTCCAGGAAGACAATGTGACTCTGAACTGCCTGGGGGCCCACAGCCCTGGGGACCGCTCCACCCAGTGGTTTCATAATGGGATCATCATCCCGAACCAGGTCCAGCCCAGCTACAGCTTCAAGGCCAGCCTCAGTGACCAGGGTGACTACAGCTGCCAGACAAACCAGACCAACCTCAGTGACCCCGTGTATCTGAATGTGACTGCCG ACTGGCTGCTGCTCCAGACCCCGCGCCTGGTGTTCCAGGAGGGGGAGCCCATTGTGCTGAGATGCCACCGCTGGAGGAACCAGCCTCTGCACAAGGTCATATTCTATCAGGATGAAAAACACAAGGAGTATTTCATTGTAAATTCCAACTTCTCAATCCCACAAGCAAACACCAGTCACAGTGGCAAGTACCACTGCACAGGTCACGGGATCAATATGGTGTACACATCACACCCTGTGAGCATCACTGTCCGAG TAGGTCCGGCCACTCTGCCCATCCcactgctctttccactgtggcCCCACATCGCCTTCTGCCTGGTGATGGGACTCCTGTTTGCAGTGGACACGGGGTTATATTTCTTTGTGCGGAAAGAACTTCAAAGCTCAATGAGGGACCAGAGCAACGACAAAGTCACATGGAGCAAGAACCTTGAGGACAAATGA
- the LOC136325874 gene encoding low affinity immunoglobulin gamma Fc region receptor III-like isoform X2 has translation MLPKVHAGGLWLLQPLGVFVLLLLASADREAARFPKAVVSLEPPWFNVLQEDNVTLNCLGAHSPGDRSTQWFHNGIIIPNQVQPSYSFKASLSDQGDYSCQTNQTNLSDPVYLNVTADWLLLQTPRLVFQEGEPIVLRCHRWRNQPLHKVIFYQDEKHKEYFIVNSNFSIPQANTSHSGKYHCTGHGINMVYTSHPVSITVRGPATLPIPLLFPLWPHIAFCLVMGLLFAVDTGLYFFVRKELQSSMRDQSNDKVTWSKNLEDK, from the exons ATGCTTCCGAAGGTACATGCCGGCGGCCTGTGGCTGCTCCAACCACTGGGAGTGTTTGTTCTGTTGTTGCTGG CTTCTGCAGACAGGgaagctg CACGATTCCCGAAGGCCGTGGTGAGCCTGGAGCCCCCCTGGTTCAACGTGCTCCAGGAAGACAATGTGACTCTGAACTGCCTGGGGGCCCACAGCCCTGGGGACCGCTCCACCCAGTGGTTTCATAATGGGATCATCATCCCGAACCAGGTCCAGCCCAGCTACAGCTTCAAGGCCAGCCTCAGTGACCAGGGTGACTACAGCTGCCAGACAAACCAGACCAACCTCAGTGACCCCGTGTATCTGAATGTGACTGCCG ACTGGCTGCTGCTCCAGACCCCGCGCCTGGTGTTCCAGGAGGGGGAGCCCATTGTGCTGAGATGCCACCGCTGGAGGAACCAGCCTCTGCACAAGGTCATATTCTATCAGGATGAAAAACACAAGGAGTATTTCATTGTAAATTCCAACTTCTCAATCCCACAAGCAAACACCAGTCACAGTGGCAAGTACCACTGCACAGGTCACGGGATCAATATGGTGTACACATCACACCCTGTGAGCATCACTGTCCGAG GTCCGGCCACTCTGCCCATCCcactgctctttccactgtggcCCCACATCGCCTTCTGCCTGGTGATGGGACTCCTGTTTGCAGTGGACACGGGGTTATATTTCTTTGTGCGGAAAGAACTTCAAAGCTCAATGAGGGACCAGAGCAACGACAAAGTCACATGGAGCAAGAACCTTGAGGACAAATGA